The proteins below come from a single Antricoccus suffuscus genomic window:
- a CDS encoding MFS transporter: protein MYDHLVSVTQASADETTPAKKRRKRVHRAWWIAFVTFLALISTSAFRSSTGVLLEPIEQTFGWSRTVTSGAVTLNLIIYGLTAPFAAALMERFGIRRVVAIALLLVGAGSGLTALMNAPWQLWMLWGVAIGVGTGSLALVFGAIVANRWFYRHRGLVVGLFSAASATGQLLFLPLIASIVTGGSWRAAALVVTVLAFVLIPIFLVVMADHPEDVGTTVYGIEDAPSELPEPAKETRSPATVAIGELKSGLRNRVFWILLLTFAICGFSTNGLIATHFIPAGHDHGLPTQTAANLLAVIGIFDIVGTLLSGWLTDKIDPRKLLFVYYSLRGLSLILLPQLLDSTVQPPLFFFIIFYGLDWVATVPPTVALCREHFGAARAGVVFGWVFAGHMIGAGVAASFAGWIRESQGDYLLAWLSSGGVCFLAAVAILLIPKVRSKVLAGG from the coding sequence ATGTACGATCATCTAGTGTCCGTGACCCAGGCTTCTGCCGACGAAACAACCCCGGCCAAGAAGCGCCGTAAACGCGTTCACCGCGCGTGGTGGATCGCCTTCGTGACGTTCCTGGCCCTGATCTCTACCTCGGCGTTCCGCTCCTCGACCGGCGTCCTACTCGAACCGATAGAGCAGACCTTCGGCTGGTCGCGCACGGTGACTTCCGGCGCGGTGACCCTCAACTTGATCATCTACGGGCTGACCGCACCGTTTGCCGCGGCGCTGATGGAACGGTTCGGTATCCGCCGTGTCGTGGCGATCGCGCTGCTGCTGGTCGGTGCGGGCAGCGGACTGACGGCGCTCATGAACGCGCCCTGGCAGCTGTGGATGCTGTGGGGCGTCGCGATAGGCGTCGGCACCGGTTCGCTGGCGCTGGTCTTTGGCGCGATCGTCGCCAACAGGTGGTTCTATCGGCACCGCGGCCTCGTCGTCGGGCTATTCTCGGCGGCGTCCGCGACCGGGCAACTACTGTTCCTGCCGCTGATCGCTTCCATCGTGACCGGTGGCAGCTGGCGTGCCGCCGCCCTCGTGGTCACGGTCCTCGCGTTTGTCCTGATCCCGATCTTCCTCGTGGTGATGGCCGACCACCCCGAGGACGTTGGTACGACGGTGTACGGCATCGAAGATGCACCCAGCGAGCTCCCCGAGCCGGCCAAAGAGACTCGTTCGCCCGCGACTGTCGCGATCGGCGAGCTGAAGTCGGGCCTACGCAACCGGGTCTTCTGGATACTGCTGCTGACCTTCGCCATCTGCGGCTTCTCCACCAACGGGCTGATTGCCACCCACTTCATTCCGGCCGGGCACGACCACGGCCTACCCACTCAAACCGCGGCGAACCTGCTGGCGGTGATCGGGATCTTCGACATCGTTGGCACCCTGTTGTCCGGATGGCTCACCGACAAAATCGACCCGCGCAAGCTGCTGTTCGTCTACTACTCGCTGCGCGGCCTGTCACTGATCCTGCTTCCGCAACTGCTGGACTCCACCGTGCAGCCGCCGCTTTTCTTCTTCATCATCTTCTACGGCCTGGACTGGGTCGCGACCGTGCCGCCGACCGTCGCGCTATGTCGCGAGCACTTCGGTGCCGCACGTGCCGGGGTTGTGTTCGGATGGGTGTTCGCCGGGCACATGATTGGCGCCGGTGTCGCGGCCAGCTTCGCCGGCTGGATCCGCGAGAGCCAGGGCGACTATCTCCTGGCGTGGCTCTCCTCCGGGGGCGTCTGCTTCCTCGCCGCCGTCGCGATCTTACTGATCCCTAAAGTGCGCTCGAAAGTTCTCGCCGGCGGGTGA
- a CDS encoding MFS transporter, producing the protein MSLNEPPIDSTSTSPRSPSTAPFPWVGLIALASAVFLSVTSEMVPTGLLPDMSRSLEVTEAQIGLLVTYFAVTVVVTSTPLTALTRRVSRHAMVVAVLVVLAISNALTAIAPNYEFVVASRVLGGLAHGLFWSIVGAYAGHLVPKAQIGRAVSVALSGGSIAFVLGIPIGTGAGHAFGWRLTFVGLGVLMLIGAVVIWYFLPAVDRAEPVRRTAAADGTRARRDTSIVPVLLVCTITALIMIGHYSFYTYIAPFLIDEFGVSEGAIGPLLFGYGIAGVVGLILAGSVLGRRPQLGLILAMVVTGVAVAATSLLTGVFVLGIGAFLVWGAAFGALPPLMQTRLLHTASASFRDTASAVYTTAFNIGIGGGALVGAIVFDAFGVARLPWVYVGVVVVALVLAVRTDQITRRRELSSAL; encoded by the coding sequence ATGTCCCTGAACGAACCGCCCATCGATTCCACCTCCACCAGTCCCCGATCGCCGTCGACCGCACCCTTCCCGTGGGTCGGCCTGATCGCGCTCGCGTCCGCCGTCTTCTTGTCGGTCACCTCCGAGATGGTGCCGACCGGTCTGCTGCCAGACATGAGCAGGTCCCTCGAGGTCACCGAGGCCCAGATCGGCCTGCTCGTTACGTATTTCGCGGTGACCGTAGTCGTGACGAGCACACCGCTGACCGCCCTCACGCGCAGGGTCTCCCGGCACGCCATGGTTGTCGCCGTCCTCGTCGTACTCGCGATCAGTAATGCCCTCACCGCGATCGCGCCGAACTACGAGTTCGTCGTTGCCTCACGTGTACTCGGTGGGCTCGCGCACGGCCTGTTCTGGTCAATCGTCGGTGCATACGCCGGCCACTTGGTGCCCAAGGCGCAGATCGGGCGGGCCGTGTCAGTGGCGCTCAGTGGTGGCTCGATCGCCTTTGTCCTGGGCATTCCGATCGGCACCGGCGCCGGCCACGCATTCGGCTGGCGGCTGACATTTGTCGGGCTCGGCGTACTCATGTTGATTGGCGCCGTCGTCATCTGGTACTTCTTGCCGGCCGTCGACCGGGCCGAGCCAGTACGCCGCACCGCTGCCGCCGATGGGACCCGCGCCCGGCGGGACACGTCGATCGTGCCGGTGCTACTGGTCTGCACCATCACCGCGCTGATCATGATCGGGCACTACTCGTTCTATACCTACATTGCGCCGTTCCTGATTGACGAGTTCGGAGTCAGTGAGGGCGCTATCGGGCCGCTGCTGTTTGGCTACGGGATCGCGGGCGTCGTCGGCCTGATCCTCGCCGGATCGGTGTTGGGCCGGCGCCCCCAACTCGGTCTGATCCTCGCCATGGTCGTCACGGGGGTCGCGGTCGCCGCGACCTCGCTGTTGACGGGGGTATTCGTGCTGGGGATTGGCGCGTTCCTCGTGTGGGGAGCGGCCTTTGGCGCGTTACCGCCGTTGATGCAGACTCGCCTGCTGCATACCGCGTCCGCGTCGTTCAGGGACACCGCGAGCGCGGTCTATACAACGGCGTTCAACATCGGCATCGGCGGCGGCGCCCTCGTCGGCGCGATAGTCTTCGACGCCTTCGGTGTTGCCCGGCTTCCGTGGGTCTATGTCGGGGTAGTCGTAGTGGCACTGGTGCTGGCGGTGCGCACCGATCAAATCACCCGCCGGCGAGAACTTTCGAGCGCACTTTAG
- a CDS encoding TetR/AcrR family transcriptional regulator, giving the protein MSSAHTESAPVLPTTARGRRTRGAIVDAAADLMFQNGICQTGLDQVLEHSGAGKSQLYHYFGGKQDLVAAVIKTQLERVLSTEPSLDSIHRWSDLQAWHAAFVERHGTDAGPIACRLGKFAGELDHDDVLRAALADAFEQWRGQFAAVMVRLRESGDLRVDADPDDLASALLSAIQGGLLLGRLHRDAHFVRISMDIGLAYVRSHLAVRV; this is encoded by the coding sequence ATGTCCAGCGCTCACACAGAATCAGCTCCGGTACTGCCCACAACCGCACGAGGCCGGCGTACGCGTGGCGCGATCGTCGACGCGGCCGCGGACCTGATGTTTCAAAACGGGATCTGTCAGACCGGGCTCGATCAGGTGCTTGAACACAGTGGTGCCGGAAAATCTCAGCTATACCACTACTTCGGCGGCAAGCAGGATCTCGTGGCCGCAGTCATCAAAACCCAGCTGGAACGCGTGCTGTCCACCGAGCCAAGTCTCGATTCGATTCATCGGTGGTCGGATCTGCAGGCATGGCATGCGGCATTCGTGGAGCGGCACGGCACGGACGCCGGACCGATTGCGTGCCGACTCGGCAAGTTCGCCGGCGAACTCGACCACGACGACGTGCTGCGCGCGGCGCTGGCCGATGCGTTCGAGCAATGGCGCGGACAGTTCGCAGCGGTAATGGTGCGATTGCGCGAGAGCGGCGACTTGCGCGTCGACGCGGACCCCGACGACTTGGCCAGTGCGTTGCTTTCAGCCATACAGGGCGGGCTTTTACTCGGCCGGTTGCACCGAGACGCTCACTTCGTCCGCATCTCGATGGACATAGGGCTCGCGTACGTTAGGTCACATCTGGCCGTCCGCGTCTAG
- a CDS encoding ABC transporter substrate-binding protein, whose product MKRIRFKLIAVLTALIAATAACSSASGGSNDSTHLDWGWRLPTSWDPVASSAGNDVHALSLVYSGLTKQDPDGKAVPEAAESWAYNADGTKLTFKLREGLTFSDGSALDATAVKKSLERGRDADYSTKQAQLAVIGSIDVVSPAEVSLNLTHADYQIPLLLAGLTGMIVSPAAFEADPKTLATQPVGSGPFQLTSYKPGSEAQFKKFDGYWNADDIHLKTLTQKQPADDSVIVAGLQSGQYDIASIPPSQVDAAKAAGFDIDVNNVLTVRTLDINNTVAPYDNPKVIEAIKYALDRQALVDVSAFGYGEVNYQPFPKGYEAYNSDLDDLYPHDLGKAKALLTEAGYPDGLKIELTSSETDNALPEQIAAQLGDAGIDVTIKTIPAAQATQVKYIKREAPFTLDSFSGRESPAQAMEVLFGPEGLMNLGRNSPPEVIAALQKVSTTPIEDPSYKQVLQDAVAVAVKAMPNTFLFSWPRIFARSKKVTGFDQYLAAQRFDGTKIEA is encoded by the coding sequence ATGAAACGCATCCGCTTTAAGCTCATTGCCGTCTTGACCGCACTCATTGCCGCTACCGCTGCATGCAGTAGCGCAAGTGGCGGCTCCAACGACAGCACCCATCTGGACTGGGGATGGCGATTGCCCACATCATGGGATCCGGTTGCCTCGAGCGCCGGCAATGATGTGCACGCGCTGTCGCTGGTCTACTCCGGGCTGACCAAACAGGACCCCGACGGCAAGGCCGTGCCCGAGGCCGCCGAGTCGTGGGCCTACAACGCAGACGGCACCAAGTTGACCTTCAAACTTCGCGAAGGTCTGACGTTCAGCGACGGCTCGGCGTTGGACGCGACGGCGGTGAAGAAAAGCCTGGAGCGGGGCCGGGATGCTGACTACTCCACAAAACAGGCACAGTTAGCGGTTATCGGCAGTATCGACGTCGTCTCGCCCGCGGAGGTCAGTCTCAATCTGACGCACGCGGACTACCAGATTCCGCTTCTGCTTGCCGGACTGACCGGGATGATCGTCAGCCCCGCGGCGTTCGAAGCCGACCCCAAGACCCTCGCGACCCAGCCGGTCGGTAGCGGACCTTTCCAGCTGACGTCATACAAGCCGGGCTCCGAGGCGCAGTTCAAGAAGTTCGACGGCTATTGGAATGCCGACGACATCCATTTGAAGACTCTTACTCAGAAGCAGCCTGCCGATGACTCGGTGATCGTCGCAGGCCTGCAGAGCGGGCAATACGACATAGCGTCGATCCCTCCTTCGCAGGTCGACGCGGCGAAGGCCGCGGGCTTCGACATCGATGTCAACAACGTGCTCACCGTTCGCACGCTCGACATCAACAACACGGTGGCTCCCTACGACAACCCGAAGGTCATCGAGGCGATCAAGTACGCGCTAGATCGGCAGGCGCTCGTGGACGTCTCCGCGTTTGGCTATGGCGAGGTCAACTATCAGCCGTTCCCGAAGGGCTACGAGGCGTACAACAGCGACCTCGACGATCTGTACCCACATGACCTGGGCAAGGCGAAGGCGCTATTGACGGAGGCGGGCTATCCGGATGGGCTGAAGATCGAGCTGACGAGTTCGGAAACGGACAATGCGCTACCCGAGCAGATCGCCGCGCAGTTAGGCGATGCCGGGATCGACGTCACGATCAAGACGATTCCCGCGGCCCAAGCTACCCAGGTCAAGTACATCAAACGGGAGGCGCCGTTCACGTTGGACAGTTTCTCCGGCCGCGAGTCGCCGGCGCAGGCGATGGAGGTCCTGTTCGGGCCGGAGGGTCTGATGAATCTAGGCCGTAACAGCCCACCCGAAGTGATCGCCGCGCTACAGAAAGTCTCGACCACACCGATCGAGGACCCGAGCTACAAGCAGGTGCTGCAGGACGCGGTCGCTGTGGCGGTGAAGGCGATGCCCAATACATTCTTGTTCAGCTGGCCGCGGATATTCGCCCGCAGTAAGAAGGTCACTGGATTCGATCAATACCTTGCCGCGCAGCGGTTCGACGGCACGAAGATTGAGGCGTGA
- a CDS encoding LLM class flavin-dependent oxidoreductase, whose protein sequence is MKLEIIGMVGTRHESESTAASDPEVIDVDYVRQFAKAHDEAKFDRVLIGYRSTAPDGFTVASEVLHHTENLGVLIAHRPGFVTPTLQARKLATLDHFSGGGRVAIHNISGGSDVDQRRDGDFIDKDARYRRTAEFIQVLRQTFTSEVPFDFDGEFYKLEQALSAVRPASGAGIPIYFGGQSPIAVEVGAQHADVFMLFGEPLEQTAERIGLIREAAARHGRSVEFSLSTRPIVAQTEEAAWQRAQQIYDDALARQGAVSAFAQEYKKSSTAVSRQRLQEQAAKKEVHDERLWFGITKLTGPGGNSTAHVGTPDQVAEALLQYYDLGVSKFLIRGFDPLKDVVDWGHELIPRIREGAKTRAATVAR, encoded by the coding sequence ATGAAGCTCGAAATCATTGGAATGGTCGGCACTCGTCACGAGTCCGAGTCAACGGCGGCATCGGACCCTGAGGTCATCGATGTTGATTACGTACGCCAGTTTGCCAAGGCACATGATGAGGCGAAGTTCGACCGAGTCCTCATCGGATACCGCTCGACCGCGCCGGACGGTTTCACCGTTGCGTCCGAGGTGCTGCACCATACCGAAAATCTTGGTGTCCTGATCGCGCATCGCCCTGGGTTTGTGACTCCGACCTTGCAGGCACGGAAGTTGGCCACGTTGGACCACTTCAGTGGTGGCGGCCGGGTCGCAATTCACAACATTTCTGGCGGGAGCGACGTCGACCAGCGCCGTGATGGCGATTTCATCGACAAGGACGCACGGTATCGCCGCACCGCCGAGTTCATTCAGGTATTGCGTCAAACGTTCACGTCGGAAGTGCCGTTCGATTTCGACGGCGAGTTCTACAAGCTTGAGCAGGCATTGAGCGCCGTACGGCCGGCATCGGGCGCCGGCATCCCGATCTACTTCGGTGGGCAGTCACCGATCGCGGTTGAGGTCGGTGCGCAACATGCCGACGTCTTCATGTTGTTTGGTGAGCCGCTGGAACAGACGGCGGAGCGAATTGGGCTGATTCGTGAGGCAGCGGCCCGGCACGGCCGGTCGGTGGAGTTCAGTTTGTCGACCCGACCGATCGTTGCGCAGACCGAGGAAGCTGCATGGCAGCGGGCGCAGCAGATCTACGACGACGCGCTTGCTCGCCAGGGCGCCGTTAGTGCGTTTGCGCAGGAATACAAAAAGTCCAGCACGGCGGTGTCGCGACAGCGGCTGCAGGAGCAGGCGGCAAAGAAGGAGGTTCACGACGAGCGCCTCTGGTTCGGAATCACGAAACTCACCGGGCCGGGCGGCAATTCGACCGCCCACGTCGGTACGCCGGATCAGGTCGCCGAAGCACTCCTGCAGTACTACGACCTGGGCGTGAGCAAGTTCCTGATCCGTGGATTCGACCCGCTCAAGGACGTCGTGGACTGGGGTCACGAGCTGATTCCGCGGATTCGCGAGGGAGCGAAAACGCGAGCAGCCACTGTCGCCAGATAG
- a CDS encoding flavin reductase family protein: MVALRSVSTLAAQPADLPIASIRRSVTPDDFRQVFRGYAAGVVVVTADAGDGPAGFTATSLSTLSLEPPLISFSIANNSSAWSTIRRVDSLTINFLDADQHATAARFATSGIDRFAQPTAWSRLDSGHVVLDDAPSILVAEVEYRWEMGDHHMIVAQVRRADVRRSHAPLVYHAGNFGGVVPTQPEVSA, from the coding sequence ATGGTCGCGCTTCGCTCAGTTTCCACTCTCGCTGCACAGCCTGCAGACTTACCCATCGCCTCGATCCGTCGGAGCGTCACACCTGACGACTTCCGTCAGGTGTTCCGGGGGTACGCCGCCGGCGTCGTCGTCGTCACCGCGGATGCGGGAGACGGGCCCGCCGGTTTCACGGCGACTTCGCTGTCAACCCTGTCTCTCGAACCGCCGCTGATCTCGTTCTCCATCGCCAACAACTCATCGGCGTGGTCGACGATCCGGCGGGTCGACTCACTGACTATCAACTTCCTCGACGCCGACCAGCACGCGACGGCCGCGCGCTTCGCGACCAGCGGAATCGACCGCTTCGCCCAGCCGACGGCGTGGTCCCGGTTGGACTCCGGCCACGTGGTCCTCGACGACGCGCCCAGCATCTTGGTCGCCGAGGTCGAGTACCGCTGGGAGATGGGCGATCACCACATGATCGTGGCCCAAGTCCGTCGCGCCGACGTACGCCGGTCGCACGCCCCGCTCGTCTATCACGCCGGAAACTTCGGCGGCGTCGTTCCAACTCAGCCCGAGGTATCCGCGTAG
- a CDS encoding ABC transporter substrate-binding protein — translation MNRLTVKLIALLTALVAVTTACGAGNAGSSDPTHLTWGWGMPSSWDPVASTAGADVHSLSLVYSGLTKQDPDGKAVPEAAKSWAYNDDGSAITFTLRDGLKFSDGTALDATAVKKSLERGRDAEYSTKRAQLAIIASIDVLSPTEVRLTLTQPDYQIPDLLAGLTGMIVSPKAFESDPKSLATKPVGSGPFELTSYTPGSEAQLKKYDGYYNAADIHIKTLTQKQPADDSVIIAGLQSGQYDIAVIPPSQVEAAKKAGFDVDVNKVLTVRTLDINNTVAPFDNPKVVEAIKYALDRKALVDKAFFGFGDPNYQPFPSGYVANNPALDNLYPHDVKKAKSLLAEAGYPNGVDLTLTSYDTGGLAEQIVSQLGEAGINVKIQTLPLAQASQQIYIKREAPFALDSFSGRESPAQAMEVLFGPEGLMNLGRNTPPEVVTAMQKISTTPTDDPSYPTVVQDAVAVAVKAMPNAFLFSWPRIFARNKDVKGFTPYIGAQRFDGTKIEAS, via the coding sequence GTGAACCGCTTGACCGTAAAACTGATTGCCCTGCTGACCGCATTGGTTGCGGTGACCACCGCATGCGGTGCCGGGAATGCGGGAAGCTCCGACCCGACACACCTGACGTGGGGTTGGGGAATGCCGAGCTCGTGGGACCCCGTCGCGTCGACGGCCGGCGCCGACGTTCACTCGCTATCGCTCGTCTACTCCGGCCTGACAAAGCAGGATCCCGACGGCAAGGCGGTGCCCGAGGCGGCGAAGTCCTGGGCCTACAACGACGACGGATCGGCAATCACGTTCACGCTGCGCGACGGCCTGAAGTTCAGCGATGGGACCGCACTGGACGCAACCGCGGTAAAGAAGAGCCTCGAGCGCGGTCGCGATGCGGAGTACTCGACGAAGCGGGCGCAGCTCGCGATCATCGCGAGCATCGACGTACTTTCGCCCACCGAAGTGCGGCTCACCTTGACCCAACCGGACTACCAGATTCCCGACCTGCTGGCCGGACTCACCGGAATGATCGTCAGTCCAAAGGCCTTCGAATCCGACCCGAAGTCGCTTGCGACTAAGCCGGTTGGCAGCGGGCCGTTCGAGCTCACGTCGTACACGCCGGGCTCCGAGGCGCAGCTCAAGAAGTACGACGGCTATTACAACGCCGCCGACATTCATATCAAAACGCTGACTCAGAAGCAGCCGGCGGACGATTCGGTCATCATTGCCGGCCTGCAGAGCGGACAGTACGACATCGCGGTCATCCCGCCGTCACAGGTCGAGGCGGCTAAGAAGGCGGGCTTCGACGTCGACGTCAACAAGGTGCTGACCGTCCGCACACTCGACATCAACAACACGGTCGCGCCGTTCGACAACCCCAAGGTCGTCGAGGCCATCAAGTACGCCCTTGACCGAAAAGCTTTGGTGGATAAGGCATTCTTCGGGTTCGGCGACCCCAACTACCAGCCGTTCCCGTCCGGGTACGTCGCGAATAACCCGGCGCTGGACAACCTCTACCCGCACGATGTCAAGAAGGCGAAGTCGCTCTTGGCCGAGGCGGGCTACCCGAACGGCGTCGACCTGACGTTGACGTCGTACGACACCGGTGGCCTGGCCGAACAGATCGTGTCCCAGCTGGGTGAGGCCGGGATCAACGTCAAGATCCAAACACTGCCGCTTGCCCAAGCCTCGCAGCAGATCTACATCAAACGCGAAGCCCCGTTCGCGCTCGACAGCTTCTCCGGCCGCGAGTCGCCGGCGCAAGCGATGGAGGTGCTCTTCGGCCCGGAGGGTCTGATGAACCTCGGCCGAAACACGCCGCCAGAAGTGGTGACAGCGATGCAGAAGATCTCCACCACGCCAACCGATGACCCGAGCTACCCGACGGTCGTCCAGGACGCGGTCGCCGTTGCGGTGAAGGCGATGCCGAACGCGTTCCTGTTCAGCTGGCCACGAATCTTCGCACGCAATAAGGACGTGAAGGGATTCACGCCTTACATTGGCGCGCAGCGATTCGATGGCACGAAGATCGAGGCGTCATGA
- a CDS encoding ABC transporter permease, whose translation MTAAAVLDASPKLSARPRTLSPLLALARGIGTIVAVLLFASFGTFALGAIAGSSPGAVALGSDATPAAIAAFDHNVGYDRPMIVRYVDWLTSALSGDLGTSWFSGIPVAKSLADRLPVSLSLAGLALLIAIVVGGAAGILAGMRRRTIVDRAITVTSGALSTLPPFVAGIGLIVIFSVGLGALPSGGYVPATAGFGTWLSFLILPAVALSLDAACEITRQLRTGIVSAMEENYVTGAVVRGLTPRRIMFGHVLRNAAGPALAVVGLHIPRLIGGAVVTEAVFALPGMGQLARDSALQGDIPVVQGILLVVLGLVLVSNTVVNVLLERLRPHAARADS comes from the coding sequence ATGACGGCGGCCGCGGTCCTCGACGCTTCGCCGAAGCTCTCTGCGCGGCCGCGCACACTCTCGCCACTGCTGGCGTTGGCGCGGGGGATCGGCACCATCGTCGCGGTTCTGCTGTTCGCGAGCTTCGGCACGTTTGCACTCGGTGCGATCGCGGGCTCAAGTCCCGGTGCCGTGGCGCTGGGGTCCGATGCCACCCCGGCCGCGATTGCCGCGTTCGACCATAACGTCGGCTACGACCGGCCCATGATTGTGCGGTACGTCGACTGGCTTACCTCCGCGCTCAGTGGAGACCTTGGCACGTCCTGGTTCAGCGGCATTCCGGTCGCGAAGTCGCTGGCGGACCGCTTACCCGTCAGCCTTTCGCTCGCCGGCCTGGCCCTGCTGATTGCGATCGTGGTCGGCGGCGCAGCGGGAATCCTCGCGGGGATGCGGCGTCGTACGATCGTCGATCGGGCGATCACAGTGACCTCCGGCGCGCTGTCGACGCTGCCGCCGTTTGTGGCCGGCATCGGGCTGATCGTGATCTTCTCGGTCGGACTCGGGGCATTGCCATCGGGCGGCTACGTACCCGCTACGGCCGGTTTCGGTACCTGGCTGAGTTTCTTGATCCTTCCGGCGGTGGCGCTGAGCTTGGACGCAGCCTGCGAAATCACCCGTCAGCTGCGCACCGGGATCGTGTCGGCGATGGAGGAAAACTACGTCACCGGTGCGGTTGTGCGGGGCCTGACACCGCGGCGGATCATGTTCGGCCACGTGCTGCGCAACGCCGCCGGCCCAGCACTCGCCGTGGTGGGGCTGCACATTCCTCGGCTGATCGGCGGCGCCGTGGTGACTGAGGCGGTGTTCGCACTACCGGGCATGGGTCAGCTCGCCCGCGATAGCGCCTTGCAGGGCGATATTCCCGTCGTGCAAGGGATCCTGCTCGTCGTACTCGGCCTGGTGCTGGTGTCCAACACCGTCGTCAACGTTCTTCTTGAGCGGCTGCGGCCGCACGCGGCGAGGGCCGACTCATGA
- a CDS encoding ABC transporter permease, giving the protein MSLIGRALKSNRTAQVSIVVLVIVAILVIFGGWLAPYDPLKQGSAILQGPSGAHWLGTDNLGRDTLSRLLAGSRLSVLGAVEATLVGAVLGAIPGLLSVYLGRTGEWLLLRLMDALLALPFIIVAIAVAGVAGGGLHPAMITIGVLFAPTFFRISRSATLGLRRAGYVEAAELFGSSTARLVVRHVWRKVATPIAVAAANTTGAGLLVVSSLMFLGIGVAPPAPTWGGMLATDLNFLSQAPMAPLAPAVLIMVTVGALNLLADAIREDTPTARSTTRRKERANVNAH; this is encoded by the coding sequence ATGAGTCTCATCGGACGCGCATTGAAGTCCAACCGTACGGCGCAGGTATCAATCGTCGTACTCGTCATCGTCGCCATCCTGGTGATCTTCGGTGGATGGCTGGCGCCGTACGACCCGCTCAAGCAGGGCTCTGCGATCCTGCAAGGTCCTAGCGGCGCGCACTGGCTGGGCACCGACAACCTCGGCCGAGACACCCTGTCCCGGCTGCTGGCTGGGAGTCGGCTTTCGGTCCTCGGTGCCGTGGAGGCGACGCTGGTGGGCGCCGTACTCGGGGCGATCCCTGGGCTACTTTCGGTATATTTAGGGCGCACCGGCGAATGGCTACTGCTGCGGCTGATGGATGCACTGTTGGCACTGCCATTCATCATTGTCGCGATCGCGGTGGCCGGCGTGGCCGGTGGCGGTCTGCATCCGGCCATGATCACCATCGGAGTGCTCTTCGCGCCGACGTTCTTCCGTATTTCCCGATCCGCGACGCTCGGACTGCGCCGCGCGGGCTACGTCGAGGCTGCCGAGCTCTTCGGCTCCTCGACCGCCCGGCTGGTTGTGCGGCACGTGTGGCGCAAGGTCGCAACGCCGATTGCGGTTGCCGCGGCCAACACCACCGGCGCAGGGCTACTGGTCGTGTCCTCGCTGATGTTTCTCGGGATCGGCGTCGCGCCACCGGCACCCACATGGGGCGGCATGCTCGCGACCGATCTCAACTTCCTGAGCCAGGCGCCGATGGCGCCTCTCGCACCGGCCGTGCTGATCATGGTCACGGTCGGCGCGCTCAACCTGCTCGCCGACGCGATCCGCGAGGACACGCCGACTGCCCGTAGTACTACCCGACGGAAGGAGCGTGCCAATGTCAACGCTCATTGA